The Podospora pseudocomata strain CBS 415.72m chromosome 1 map unlocalized CBS415.72m_1, whole genome shotgun sequence genome has a segment encoding these proteins:
- a CDS encoding uncharacterized protein (EggNog:ENOG503NVTX) gives MSGSDTQLGARISVQPPNSFGNFWASSHAFSKVSKSPDLQLFRTSTQPQLCPLLLCSVGSPGWSRTSRSCFHSYIPSTPLLILRFAVSQSQDSRLSGIPTEQPLIWQPDSSSQPRPQTLATAVTTLSGDSPAFALSTTPAPAGALGDLAAGSQEGSLRDPSDFHHPTSPSFFQRQQQQQQTFQPCPGTVTPQQREDRSPTPSSHRALRRTPRFSATPSPRPSETQRRPHFEAAAGGAIPPPIFSLPGARNSCGQPEQVFSPLRRQLSQDLSDDDEETSTVLPYLYGHQRLSSSTKDKPPHPLLSLSKQTQSAILWTLEEALRQPNSFSPDFVEENASMADLLAGSGPTTTNGNGGATTRPTAPPAQPGSPQQVIRGPRMIMRERAEREARQRAEREQMERARAEEEARLLEESRRRAAERRAPVAGAAPEISHTPSDPASQRRQQRAQEASGHTRMPSSSLAQQQPSAIPPPLRPRNAQTPQNFSSTPQPGAGAAPSQPGADSTSQAMGSTRVKNSFPHAFERWEALSAHWEGMTSFWLRRLQENTDEAERNPISSQLSRQVADLSAAGANLFHAVVELQRLRASSERKFQRWFYETRSAEERHQEVNATLHAQLEQEQQQRIEAADNAAKYEAENAKLQKLVTEMRRELLISKEEARRAWEELGRREQEERERVAALQQGAPTTVGGVPVVVMTQSVPSREPSRHQRSQSQQTADTSEYIAAQGPHYPDYAQSTTSQPRASSPDNHPGYFVPTNEPPRQAQYAAESEAGYDEDDYDETPTSQAEQTNYPPSSSQWAGTYTGQPDYSGQSFAAPGWEQMPRHHHPTRLSDVLEEDERSRTSASQVSRA, from the exons ATGA GCGGCAGTGACACACAATTG GGGGCGCGCATATCCGTCCAACCACCAAACTCGTTCGGCAATTTTTGGGCTTCCAGCCACGCATTTTCCAAGGTCTCCAAGTCTCCCGACCTCCAGCTTTTTCGCACCTCCACGCAGCCGCAGCTGTGTCCTTTGCTGCTCTGTTCTGTTGGATCCCCCGGATGGTCTAGGACCTCACGATCTTGCTTCCATTCTTACATTCCCTCCACACCATTGTTAATTTTGCGCTTTGCGGTCTCTCAGAGCCAAGATTCCCGGCTTTCCGGAATTCCTACG GAACAGCCTCTGATCTGGCAACCCGACAGCAGCTCCCAGCCCCGTCCCCAGACCCTTGCCACCGCCGTCACCACGCTGAGTGGTGACAGTCCCGCTTTCGCCTTGTCGACCACACCAGCCCCCGCTGGTGCTTTGGGAGACCTTGCTGCTGGCAGTCAAGAAGGTTCCCTTCGCGACCCTAGCgatttccaccacccaacctccccgtcttTTTTCCAgcgccagcaacagcagcagcaaacctTCCAACCTTGCCCCGGCACTGTCACGCCCCAGCAACGCGAAGACAGATCCCCCACACCGTCTTCACACAGGGCTCTCCGTCGCACTCCGCGCTTCTCGGCTACTCCCAGTCCACGACCTTCCGAGACCCAGCGCCGACCGCACTTTGAGGCAGCCGCCGGTGGAGCTATCCCACCGCCGATATTCTCTCTTCCCGGTGCTCGCAACAGCTGTGGTCAACCCGAACAGGTATTCAGTCCCCTTCGACGACAGCTCTCCCAGGATCtcagtgacgacgacgaagagacCTCCACTGTCTTGCCGTATCTCTACGGTCACCAGCGCCTTTCTTCCTCTACCAAGGACAAGCCGCCTCACCCGCTCCTTAGCCTCTCCAAGCAGACCCAAAGCGCCATCCTTTGGACCCTTGAGGAAGCACTTCGCCAGCCCAATTCGTTTTCGCCTGACTTTGTCGAAGAAAACGCTTCGATGGCCGACCTTCTTGCTGGTAGTGGCCCTACAACCACCAATGGCAATGGTGGTGCGACCACGCGACCAACAGCGCCTCCAGCCCAACCTGGATCCCCTCAGCAAGTAATTCGTGGCCCTAGGATGATCATGCGAGAGCGTGCCGAGCGCGAAGCGAGACAGAGAGCCGAACGGGAGCAGATGGAGCGCGCTcgtgctgaagaagaggctcGTTTGCTTGAAGAGTCTCGGCGACGTGCTGCTGAGCGCAGAGCTCCCGTTGCTGGCGCTGCTCCAGAGATCAGCCACACCCCCAGTGACCCAGCTTCTCAGCGACGACAACAGCGTGCCCAGGAAGCCAGTGGCCACACCCGgatgccatcatcatccttggcccaacagcaaccctCTGCTATCCCACCTCCACTGAGACCTAGAAATGCTCAGACCCCGCAGAACTTTAGCTCTACGCCCCAGCCGGGTGCCGGAGCAGCCCCATCGCAACCTGGCGCGGACTCGACATCACAAGCCATGGGCTCCACTCGGGTTAAGAATTCGTTTCCTCATGCTTTTGAGCGCTGGGAGGCCCTGTCTGCGCACTGGGAAGGTATGACCAGCTTTTGGTTGCGCAGGCTTCAGGAAAATACAGATGAGGCTGAGCGAAACCCAATATCGTCTCAGCTCTCTCGCCAAGTTGCAGACTTGTCGGCTGCAGGCGCCAATCTCTTTCATGCCGTTGTCGAACTGCAGAGACTGCGTGCCAGTTCTGAGAGGAAGTTTCAACGTTGGTTTTACGAAACTCGTTCTGCCGAAGAGCGTCATCAGGAAGTCAATGCTACCCTGCACGCTCAACTTGAGCAggagcaacagcaacgaATTGAGGCTGCTGACAATGCGGCGAAATACGAAGCTGAGAACGCCAAGCTTCAGAAATTGGTTACCGAAATGCGACGCGAATTGCTCATCTCCAAGGAAGAAGCCCGCCGGGCGTGGGAGGAGCTTGGTCGCCGCGAACAGGAAGAGCGTGAGCGTGTCGCTGCTTTGCAGCAGGGCGCTCCAACCACTGTTGGGGGTGTGCCCGTTGTCGTGATGACTCAAAGTGTCCCGAGCCGTGAGCCAAGCCGTCACCAGCGTTCGCAAAGCCAGCAAACCGCCGACACTTCGGAATACATCGCTGCCCAAGGACCTCATTACCCCGACTATGCTCAATCCACGACTTCTCAACCTCGCGCTTCTTCACCGGACAACCACCCAGGATATTTCGTTCCGACCAAtgaacctcctcgccaagcTCAGTATGCTGCCGAGTCCGAAGCTGGTTACGACGAAG ATGATTATGATGAAACCCCGACTTCTCAAGCTGAACAGACAAATTACCCACCGTCCAGTTCCCAGTGGGCAGGCACGTACACTGGACAACCCGACTACTCAGGACAAAGTTTTGCGGCTCCCGGTTGGGAACAAATGCctcgacaccaccatccaactCGGCTCAGTGACGTTCTAGAGGAAGACGAGCGCAGCCGGACATCCGCGAGCCAAGTCAGTCGAGCCTGA
- a CDS encoding uncharacterized protein (EggNog:ENOG503NW9E; COG:G), with amino-acid sequence MGASSLRLLIRPGVLSCCTLSRTSTAALINNKKTSPSLFCPPPQPPSLVTTRGFRDDTFSKPPSSIGKRWNRPDSATPSEWEAPSFAFAFDIDGVLLHEKAPLAGAAQTLALLDYYHIPFILLTNGGGKFEADRVAELNEKLGSHMTTENFCQSHTPFQELLPVYRDKTILVTGSDYEKCREIMEGYGFRSVVTPGDIFRAAPEVFPFDTVRGKVGRDLPKPIWRPRKEAGEHRQGTKGMVRDTEQEEREGKLEDHLKVEAMFVLNDPRDWALDVQVFMDLLQSKQGYVGTYSEENNKGRWQGDGQPKLFFSNSDLIWAAKYHLPRFGQGAFQHALVGIWKEVTEGKKELVRTSFGKPHRETYEYAEEMLVRHRGGWLRAKGYKEGEIEGGLKRVYMVGDNPESDIAGANDYDGKGKYGTEWVSLLVETGVFDATRMNFKDGDVRQADVVKPNVAEAVKWALRNEGWVDE; translated from the exons ATGGGGGCGTCGTCACTGAGGCTGCTCATACGGCCTGGTGTGTTGAGTTGCTG caccctctcaagaaccagcaccgccgctctcatcaacaacaaaaaaactAGCCCCTCCCTATtctgcccaccaccacaaccaccatcgcTCGTCACCACCAGAGGCTTCAGAGATGACACCTTCTCCAAGCCTCCATCCTCAATAGGCAAAAGATGGAACAGACCTGACTCTGCCACCCCATCAGAATGGGAGGCCCCTtcctttgcctttgcctttga CATCGAcggcgtcctcctccacgaaAAAGCCCCCCTCGCCGGCGCGGCCCAGACCCTCGCGCTGCTGGACTACTACCACATCCcattcatcctcctcaccaacggcggcggcaagttCGAGGCCGACCGTGTGGCGGAGCTGAACGAGAAGCTGGGCAGCCACATGACAACTGAGAATTTCTGCCAGTCTCACACCCCGTTTCAGGAGCTGTTGCCAGTGTACCGGGACAAGACCATCTTGGTGACGGGGAGTGACTACGAGAAGTGCAGGGAGATCATGGAGGGGTATGGGTTCAGGAGTGTGGTCACACCGGGGGACATCTTCAGGGCGGCGCCCGAGGTGTTTCCTTTTGATACCGTCCGGgggaaggtggggagggatttGCCGAAGCCAATctggaggccgaggaaggaAGCCGGGGAGCATCGTCAAGGGACgaaggggatggtgagggataCTGAGCAGGAGGAAAGAGaggggaagttggaggatCATTTAAAGGTTGAGGCGATGTTTGTGTTGAATGACCCGAGGGATTGGGCGTTGGATGTGCAGGTGTTTATGGACTTGTTGCAGTCGAAGCAGGGGTATGTGGGCACGTATTCAGAGGAGAACAACAAGGGACGGTGGCAGGGGGATGGCCAGCCGAAGCTGTTTTTTAGCAACTCGGATCTGATCTGGGCGGCCAAGTATCACCTTCCGCGGTTTGGGCAGGGGGCGTTTCAGCATGCGTTGGTGGGGATTTGGAAGGAGGTTACggaagggaagaaggagttggTACGGACGAGCTTTGGGAAGCCGCATAGGGAGACGTATGAGTATgcggaggagatgctggTGAGGCATcggggggggtggttgagggcgAAGGGGTacaaggagggggagattgaGGGGGGTTTGAAGAGGGTTTACATGGTGGGGGATAATCCTGAGAGTGATATTGCTGGGGCGAACGACtatgatgggaaggggaagtaTGGGACGGAGTGGGTGAGCTTGTTGGTGGAGACGGGGGTGTTTGATGCGACGAGGATGAACTTTaaggatggggatgtgaggCAGGCGGATGTGGTGAAGCCAAACGTTGCGGAGGCGGTGAAGTGGGCGTTGAGGAATgaggggtgggttgatgAGTAG
- a CDS encoding uncharacterized protein (COG:T; EggNog:ENOG503NUA6), producing the protein MVPAFLSGILRRRHDEEEQLPSVDGSLEGDSSGLASLKHFEKMHRLDPNLPLDELEEVDIAIILNQQNAEKGAEIEQVLNEDNSPYPEVRATVRNFDVEMPANTVRAWVIGMLLCTIGSAVNMLLSLRNPSIMLTTFVIQLIAYPLGLCWDYVFPDRVWNVWGLKFNLRPGPFNFKEHVIIVVMSNAAYGGGALYATDVIIAQRMWYGQNFGWLWQMLFGITTLCTGYGLAGLARRFLVWPAAMIWPTDLVNCALFYTLHDHSPSDPTVTNGWSISRYKWFMIVFGGSFLWYWFPGYLFQGLSWFCWITWIWPENVVVNQLFGGYSGYGLFPITLDWSIISGYLMSPLIPPFHAIANVIGGVTVFFVFVSIGIHYSGMWYSEFLPVQNAHAYDNTGNIYNVSKILGADLQFDEAKYMAYSPLYLPTQFALAYGLSFAAVAAVITHVALYHGREIMSQWRLARQQEDDIHMRLMKKYKDAPDWWYVVLFVIMLGMSFAVVEAWDTNFPWWAYIICMLIPLVWTIPIGIVQAITNIQLGLNVLTEFIIGYMLPGRPLAMMMFKNYGYLCMSQALYFVQDMKLGHYMKVPPRTMFWSQLIASIWSAIVQIAVMNWALDTIPDICSEDQIHHWNCPSARVFYTASIVWGAIGPARMFSGTALYSSLQWFWLVGAIAPIITWFFARRYPRSLWRYVNMPLIFGGSGWLPPATVYIYYCWGIVGTAFNYLIRRKKTGWWLQYNYVTSSALDCGLIVSTLVIFFALYLSETDAPKWFGNTAVLATLDMTAKSIQKVVPKGETFGPSVWP; encoded by the exons ATGGTCCCGGCATTTTTGAGTGGCATTCTTCGACGGCGgcatgatgaggaggagcaacTGCCAAGTGTTGACGGGTCGTTGGAGGGGGACTCGAGTGGGCTGGCGTCGCTGAAGCATTTTGAGAAGATGCACCGACTGGATCCAAACCTGCCgttggacgagctggaggaggtggatatCGCCATCATCTTGAACCAGCAAAATGCCGAGAAGGGGGCGGAAATTGAGCAGGTCTTGAATGAGGACAACTCTCCATATCCAGAA GTACGAGCCACGGTACGAAACTTCGATGTCGAGATGCCTGCGAATACGGTGCGAGCATGGGTCATTGGGATGCTCTTGTGTACGATTGGCTCCGCCGTCAACATGCTGCTGTCGCTACGAAACCCGAGCATCATGCTCACGACATTTGTCATCCAACTCATCGCCTACCCATTGGGTCTCTGCTGGGATTATGTGTTCCCGGACCGTGTGTGGAATGTATGGGGGCTCAAGTTCAACCTCAGGCCAGGGCCATTCAACTTTAAGGAGCATGTCATCATTGTGGTCATGTCAAAT GCTGCGTATGGAGGTGGCGCTTTGTATGCTACTGATGTGATCATTGCACAGCGTATGTGGTACGGCCAGAACTTTGGCTGGCTATGGCAAATGCTATTCGGCATCACGACACTTTGCACGGGTTATGGGCTGGCTGGTTTGGCAAGGAGGTTCCTGGTGTGGCCCGCCGCCATGATCTGGCCGACCGATCTCGTCAACTGCGCCCTATTTTACACCCTTCATGACCACAGCCCATCCGATCCGACAGTGACGAACGGCTGGAGCATCAGCAGATACAAGTGGTTCATGATCGTGTTCGGTGGCTCGTTTTTGTGGTACTGGTTCCCAGGCTATCTCTTCCAGGGCTTGTCATGGTTCTGCTGGATCACCTGGATCTGGCCGGAGAATGTTGTGGTCAACCAGCTGTTTGGTGGATATAGCGGTTATGGACTGTTCCCCATCACTCTG GATTGGAGTATAATTTCCGGCTATCTCATGTCACCGCTTATTCCCCCATTTCACGCCATCGCCAATGTCATCGGCGGGGTCACGGTTTTCTTCGTTTTTGTGTCCATCGGGATCCATTACTCGGGCATGTGGTACTCGGAGTTCCTGCCGGTTCAAAATGCCCACGCTTACGATAACACCGGCAATATTTACAACGTTTCCAAAATTTTAGGAGCTGACCTGCAGTTCGACGAGGCCAAATACATGGCCTACTCCCCGCTTTATCTCCCTACCCAATTCGCGCTCGCCTACGGGCTTTCGTTCGCCGCGGTTGCTGCCGTCATCACACACGTCGCCTTGTACCACGGCCGCGAAATCATGTCGCAATGGAGGCTGGCCCGGCAACAAGAGGACGACATTCACATGAGGCTCATGAAGAAGTACAAGGACGCTCCGGACTGGTGGTACGTTGTACTCTTCGTCATCATGCTCGGCATGTCTTTTGCCGTGGTCGAGGCCTGGGACACCAACTTCCCCTGGTGGGCTTACATCATCTGCATGCTCATCCCGCTTGTCTGGACGATCCCCATCGGCATCGTCCAGGCTATCACCAACATTCAACTCGGCCTCAACGTCTTGACCGAGTTCATCATCGGTTACATGCTCCCCGGTCGCCCGCTCGCCATGATGATGTTCAAGAACTATGGTTACTTGTGCATGTCACAAGCGCTTTACTTTGTCCAGGATATGAAACTAGGTCACTACATGAAGGTCCCTCCCCGAACCATGTTCTGGTCGCAGCTCATCGCATCGATATGGTCCGCCATTGTTCAAATCGCCGTCATGAACTGGGCCCTGGACACGATCCCCGACATCTGCTCCGAAGATCAAATTCACCATTGGAACTGCCCAAGCGCTCGCGTCTTTTATACCGCTTCCATAGTATGGGGCGCTATTGGTCCGGCGCGCATGTTTTCTGGCACAGCGCTTTACAGCTCTCTCCAGTGGTTCTGGCTCGTCGGCGCCATtgctcccatcatcacctggTTCTTCGCCCGCCGATATCCGAGATCCCTCTGGCGGTACGTCAACATGCCGCTTATTTTCGGTGGATCAGGCTGGCTGCCACCCGCGACGGTGTATATCTACTACTGCTGGGGCATCGTGGGGACGGCCTTCAACTATCTTAtcaggaggaagaagacaggTTGGTGGTTGCAGTACAACTATGTCACTTCGTCGGCGCTGGACTGCGGGTTGATTGTGTCAACGTTGGTGATTTTCTTTGCGCTCTATCTGAGCGAGACGGATGCGCCGAAGTGGTTCGGAAACACGGCCGTGTTGGCTACTTTGGATATGACGGCGAAGTCGATACAAAAGGTTGTACCGAAGGGGGAGACTTTTGGGCCGAGTGTATGGCCATAG
- the NIT8 gene encoding Molybdopterin synthase catalytic subunit (EggNog:ENOG503P48G; COG:H), protein MTTQDQVNPPPPEGESSISLPGIYVSLTDLPLDILSIMDKVRSPEAGAIVTFAGTTRNNFASKPVTSLTYTSYRPLALQTLSSIASSLLTKHALKGIAIVHRLGTVPIGEESILIAAAWLAGEEALEECKEKVEVWKREEFEDGGVWRANRDGHQGAEVKEGSKGE, encoded by the exons ATGACAACCCAAGATCAagtcaaccccccacccccagagGGAgaatcctccatctccctcccggGAATCTACGTCTCCCTCACCGACCTCCCACTCGACATCCTCTCAATAATGGACAAAGTCCGCAGCCCAGAAGCGGGCGCCATCGTCACCTTTGCCGGCACGACAAGAAACAACTTCGCCTCTAAACCCGTCACCTCCCTAACCTACACCTCGTACCGCCCCCTagccctccaaaccctctcctccatcgcctctTCGCTTCTGACCAAGCACGCCCTAAAAGGAATCGCCATCGTCCATCGCCTGGGCACAGTCCCCATAGGCGAGGAGAGTATCCTCATCGCG GCTGCGTGGCTCGCGGGCGAGGAGGCGCTGGAGGAATgcaaggagaaggtggaggtttgGAAAcgggaggagtttgaggatgggggggtttggagggctAATAGGGATGGGCATCAGGGggcggaggtgaaggaggggagcaAGGGCGAGTAA
- a CDS encoding uncharacterized protein (COG:A; EggNog:ENOG503NWVJ): protein MYDEGQHRSRSPSRDGGRSGSYRDREYRRPDERGGDYRRSRKDSPTPPLRNLNYDDDDQEYYSRQAVGSLRTGGDPDRGRYRGDRPHSGGHLPPSGSPPSDRYGRGDIDLEHSERFSRYNLDRDVSQSRPSRDRNPGAGRAGGRGHGRGEHSGAGSGFGSSKVLILEGLTEDATERDVLYGLDFVTRDHQFSSDQVKLVRLRYDQNGRRIAAVEFHRRSQVEDFLDQFYPEISFPLQHSRGKDSEFFTFGIQDPNYRDDMPDPRESRRGGREGREDDRWTCVTCHVVNYPHRAVCFKCKTERPEDDGYGGGPLLTGETDECPQQMPSQYVVIRNLDRSVTEEVLAKGVMKLFLENPEPPKEAPSTNKLKSTAPTKSTVGMGAKPGSLRRVFVMRDRRSNESWRYGFAEFATVEDAVAAVQKFQASTKFTIASKPVVVAFIHTGVFVPSFDPVTPDNQDLSFSPIYNPAVRIKYWDDRAYPSVHVVTTEPISEVSQPEKSNNANDDPTKNVSKTFKKFKKDLGAAVGAKPIMMPQMELWAKKSAELHGSKARATDPSNTDTESSNFNLTTIRESESTEPDGPFAPHWADQYISYADWEAMTCVACGWKAPTERSTQERTDLLIYHEGTAHLFYHDPEIKDKAAAALSALGKKHRTIIRRTPRLKSEPLPKYKSYADFDRLRCLLCKRQFQKMEVIWLHEQQSELHKRNLAHPKARSRAEEEFKKLGKKQRSCIPDQAFYREWEAQLKRSQPNYRDRALERRQAFRQPKKPTNQPKTSVPEKRKEPSSLSAEADTPAKKSKGAGMLAKMGWTAGAGLGAEGAGRTDAIATEVYAPGVGLGAEGSKLGDAGEEAQRRTKGDFSDFVEKTRNRARERFDRLG from the exons ATGTACGACGAGGGGCAGCACCGCTCCAGATCCCCATCGCGGGATGGCGGGCGCAGTGGAAGCTATCGCGACCGCGAATATCGTCGCCCTGATGAAAGAGGTGGCGACTACCGCCGCTCGAGGAAGG AttctccaacgcctcctTTGAGGAACCTCAACtacgatgacgatgaccaGGAGTATTACTCGAGACAAGCTGTCGGGAGCCTTCGCACTGGTGGCGACCCGGATCGCGGACGGTATCGGGGCGACAGGCCTCACAGCGGTGGACACCTACCACCGTCTGGTAGCCCGCCGTCGGACCGTTACGGGCGAGGAGATATCGATTTGGAACATAGTGAACGTTTTTCACGATACAATCTAGATCGCGATGTGTCACAAAGTCGGCCATCTCGAGATAGGAATCCTGGCGCTGGGCGTGCGGGTGGTCGGGGTCACGGTCGTGGGGAGCACAGCGGTGCGGGTTCGGGCTTTGGCTCGTCCAAAGTGTTGATTCTTGAAGGTCTCACTGAGGATGCCACTGAGCGCGACGTCCTCTACGGTCTCGACTTTGTAACCCGAGACCATCAGTTCTCGAGCGATCAAGTGAAGCTCGTTCGATTACGGTACGATCAAAACG GCCGGCGGATTGCAGCTGTCGAATTCCATCGTCGATCGCAGGTCGAAGACTTTCTGGACCAGTTCTATCCGGAAATTTCTTTTCCACTTCAGCATTCCCGCGGGAAGGACTCTGAGTTCTTCACCTTCGGCATTCAGGACCCTAATTACCGCGACGACATGCCTGATCCTCGGGAGTCACGGCGCGGTGgccgagaaggccgagaagatgATCGTTGGACGTGTGTAACT TGCCATGTTGTTAACTACCCGCACCGAGCTGTGTGTTTCAAGTGCAAAACTGAACGTCCAGAGGATGATGGGTATGGAGGTGGCCCATTATTAACTGGCGAGACCGACGAGTGCCCCCAGCAGATGCCGTCTCAATATGTCGTAATTCGCAACCTCGACCGTTCTGTCACAGAAGAGGTTCTGGCCAAAGGGGTCATGAAGTTATTTCTGGAGAACCCAGAGCCACCAAAAGAGGCACCGAGCACCAACAAACTCAAATCAACGGCACCCACCAAGAGCACTGTCGGCATGGGTGCGAAGCCTGGCTCGCTGCGTCGTGTTTTCGTGATGCGAGATCGCAGAAGCAACGAAAGTTGGAGATATGGCTTCGCCGAATTTGCCActgtcgaggatgccgtggcCGCCGTTCAGAAGTTCCAGGCATCGACAAAGTTCACCATCGCCTCAAAGCCAGTCGTCGTTGCCTTTATTCACACAGGAGTTTTTGTTCCTTCGTTCGATCCTGTTACACCTGACAATCAAGATCTCTCATTCAGCCCTATCTACAATCCTGCCGTTCGCATCAAGTACTGGGATGACCGCGCCTACCCTAGCGTACACGTTGTCACCACTGAGCCTATCTCCGAGGTGTCACAGCCTGAAAAGAGCAACAATGCCAATGATGATCCAACCAAAAATGTCTCCAAGACGTTCAAGAAGTTTAAGAAGGACCTgggagctgctgttggtgccAAACCCATCATGATGCCTCAGATGGAGTTGTGGGCCAAGAAGTCAGCTGAATTGCATGGTTCGAAAGCCAGGGCCACAGATCCCTCAAATACCGATACCGAGTCCTCCAACTTTAACCTCACGACCATCCGTGAGTCTGAGAGCACAGAGCCTGACGGTCCATTTGCGCCTCACTGGGCTGATCAGTACATTTCTTATGCCGACTGGGAGGCGATGACATGCGTGGCTTGCGGCTGGAAAGCACCGACGGAGCGATCAACCCAAGAACGTACCGACCTACTTATTTACCACGAAGGGACAGCCCATCTATTCTACCACGACCCCGAGATCAAGGACAAAGCCGCGGCTGCTCTCAGTGCTCTTGGCAAGAAGCACCGCACCATCATCCGCCGTACCCCTCGTCTCAAATCTGAACCCCTGCCCAAATACAAATCATACGCTGACTTTGACCGCCTCCGTTGTCTACTCTGCAAGCGCCAATTTCAAAAGATGGAAGTAATCTGGCTACACGAACAGCAAAGCGAACTCCACAAGCGGAACCTCGCCCACCCTAAAGCCCGCTCTCGCGCAGAGGAAGAGTTCAAGAAACTGGGCAAGAAACAAAGAAGCTGCATCCCCGACCAAGCCTTCTACCGCGAGTGGGAAGCGCAACTTAAGCGTAGTCAGCCCAACTATCGTGATCGAGCCTTGGAACGTAGGCAAGCTTTCCGTCAGCCGAAGAAACCCACCAATCAGCCCAAGACATCTGTGCCAGAAAAGAGGAAAGAACCTTCTTCGTTGTCCGCAGAGGCGGACACACcggccaagaagagcaaAGGGGCGGGTAtgctggccaagatgggGTGGACGGCGGGTGCGGGACTTGGGGccgagggggcggggaggacggATGCGATTGCGACGGAGGTTTATGCTCCtggtgttgggttgggggcggaggggagtAAGCTTGGGgatgctggggaggaggcgcaAAGGAGGACGAAGGGGGATTTCAGTGACTTTgtggagaagacgaggaatAGAGCTAGGGAGAGGTTTGATCGGTTGGGgtaa